Within the Penaeus monodon isolate SGIC_2016 unplaced genomic scaffold, NSTDA_Pmon_1 PmonScaffold_1989, whole genome shotgun sequence genome, the region TGTTACTCATCGAAGGGCCTGCGGGTGTTGGCAAAACAACCCTCACAAGAAAGATGATAAGTGACTGGGCCTCAGGCACTAGTTCCATGGAGACTCTCACTGATTATGATTTGGTATATTTAAGTAGGTGCCGAGACGATATCAATTCCCTTGGACACCTCCTTGGCTCATTGATGGCTGAACGTGGTCTGATTGAGTGTATTCAGCAAAATAGACTTATGTTCATTGTGGATGGGCTTGATGAACTTAATGAAGCATCAGATAGAGTGCTGAGAGAAATCATGGGGATGGGCAGAACCAATGACGTAACTGTTCTCTGTACAACACGACCCAACAAAGTACCTGACTTCAACAGATATGTCCCAGAGAACTATGACATTATGCATATCAAGGTTTTGGgcatagaagaaaataaatgtggAGAGTTTGTCAGAAATTATAGCCAGGTTTTACAAGACCCAGGCACCATAAACAGAGACATCTCCGGTCTCCTCCGGTATCTGTCAAGGAAAGACAGCCGGATGCAAGCCCACTGGCGGTTCCCCTTCAACTTGGTCCTCGTGACAATATTATGGTTCCTTGACCCACATGCTGTAAACATTCTGACCACGGCAACAGAACTCTTCACAAAGACACTTGAGTTGTGCTTAAAGAGATTGCTTCAGAGGCTGTCTGGCCATGAAGAAACAAGAACTGTCGAGGGTACTGAACTGAAAGACAATGTTCAGCAGTTTATGAAGAAGCTCTGCAAAGAGGCCTTCATAAACCACTGTGGGGATGCTGTAGTTCTGTCCAAGCCTTCAGTACAAAGGCTGAAGCTTGCATGCTGCCTTTCAAAGCTTCCAGCAAATGAGGTTCTTGGAGCCTTTCTGATCCAGGCACCTTCTCTGACTGGTGATGATGAGAAATATAGCTTTCCCCATAAAGCCGTTCAAGATTTTTATTCAGCTATGCATGTGATGGAGATCATTAAGGCAGATGAGCTTGGACTAAACATCACCGAAATAATAGATGGGTTTGAGAACGTTCTGAATTATCAGAAAGTTCCTCAAAACATTAGCAGTTCTCTTCTTCATGaatgtaatttgtttttgttgaaaTATCAGCATGAAGCAGCCAGGCAATTACCTAGTATCCAGAGTGTTCTAGAAGGAGCCGCCAAGGATGCTGCCAAGTACAATGGCAAAGAGACAAAGTTAGACTTGATTAAGGACCAAAACATTCTGATTCACCTTACAGGCTTGCTTCACCTCAGAGGAAAGCTATTGGCAGAGGAAAGATCCACTGAGCTAGTGGAATTACTCAAGGCCACTGGTATTCGTGATACATCGCAGTGGCTGGACTTGCTCTCCGAGGTCAAGTGCGACGGCACAGTAAGCAAATTACTTGCCAAGGCGATGGATCTCACGAAAGACACAAGAATATCCGACGGCCATTTAGCTGCATTCATGCGTGTTCTGAGCCACGTGCATCCGAAACTCTTGAACCTGGACATCTGCGGTGATCCCGAGGACATCCCGTGCCTGCGGGATGTCCTCATGGGGATGATAGGCACGACGTGGAAAGTGGAGCTAAGGCTCCGCCACGACTTCCGACACCCGAGACCCGGCGGGAGCGTCCTCGATGATATTCTTCAGCAGGTTTTCCGAAGGTAATGTGTAGCTTACTTTACATTTTAGTCTTAATTGAACTTTATTGTTGCATTATACAAGGTAATGAATTAAATAATcttttcataaagaaaaatatttcagtTGTGTTTTCCATCATTGTATCCATACCTATactctttctcaccccctctctctatatatttatccatctgtcaatttttctctctttttctctgcctcctttGTATTTTCCTTAGCCTTTcctactccatttttttttctctctcctctattttttctcttctctttctttcattctccctcgtTTATGTACATATCtaggcatatctatatatgtatgtatacatgtatgtctgtatattatatatatatatattatgtatatatatatatatatatatatatatatatgatatatatatatatataatacacacacatactacatatatcatataacatacaaCGAAGCAagagatatacataatacacacacacacacacacacacacacaatacaagaga harbors:
- the LOC119569921 gene encoding LOW QUALITY PROTEIN: uncharacterized protein LOC119569921 (The sequence of the model RefSeq protein was modified relative to this genomic sequence to represent the inferred CDS: deleted 1 base in 1 codon) — translated: MAPSSSKLTPVLYEITTQTSKMVLKLLLEWAGKTFYEYLIQVKMISITTLRKKFNQSQRKKIEKSGDITTFDVSLLYICIMFGCDGLAPPGDAQWTTSAETLEWYVTSIKNRRNEFLHEEYVVDDQNFFRVIEELRDLLNNALKKVAEIYNIDDNIVQANLEDLNKEVNSLRNNPLHTSGCHEIVFDRLCQQVKVEGKRELKRLYRKESSFGPASSLLGKSKVRVDKVFTSMEIKQEGSQTHEFIQYSELLAKAEERREQKGKDCSVLLIEGPAGVGKTTLTRKMISDWASGTSSMETLTDYDLVYLSRCRDDINSLGHLLGSLMAERGLIECIQQNRLMFIVDGLDELNEASDRVLREIMGMGRTNDVTVLCTTRPNKVPDFNRYVPENYDIMHIKVLGIEENKCGEFVRNYSQVLQDPGTINRDISGLLRYLSRKDSRMQAHWRFPFNLVLVTILWFLDPHAVNILTTATELFTKTLELCLKRLLQRLSGHEETRTVEGTELKDNVQQFMKKLCKEAFINHCGDAVVLSKPSVQRLKLACCLSKLPANEVLGAFLIQAPSLTGDDEKYSFPHKAVQDFYSAMHVMEIIKADELGLNITEIIDGFENVLNYQKVPQNISSSLLHECNLFLLKYQHEAARQLPSIQSVLEGAAKDAAKYNGKETKLDLIKDQNILIHLTGLLHLRGKLLAEERSTELVELLKATGIRDTSQWLDLLSEVKCDGTVSKLLAKAMDLTKDTRISDGHLAAFMRVLSHVHPKLLNLDICGDPEDIPCLRDVLMGMIGTTWKVELRLRHDFRHPRPGGSVLDDILQQVFRR